One stretch of Pirellulales bacterium DNA includes these proteins:
- a CDS encoding twin-arginine translocase TatA/TatE family subunit, with protein sequence MGTFSIWHMLVIAFIVLLLFGNRLPSVMRSLGEGVVEFKKGMQGIEDDKSKEKEKIE encoded by the coding sequence ATGGGTACTTTTAGCATTTGGCACATGTTGGTGATTGCGTTCATCGTCCTGCTGCTGTTCGGCAACCGGCTTCCCAGTGTGATGCGATCCTTAGGCGAAGGCGTAGTGGAATTCAAAAAGGGAATGCAAGGAATTGAGGACGACAAGTCCAAGGAAAAAGAAAAAATTGAGTGA
- a CDS encoding twin-arginine translocase TatA/TatE family subunit — MFEGLSPSHLVIVLGIALLLFGDRLPQVMRSVGKGVLEFKKGLRGIESAIEAAATAPAATSNQSSSVPSETIVHRDEVSVPRFSPPTSEPRAETLTAASAPAATAPASESGAAPPPVVEYGHSEQHGGSA; from the coding sequence ATGTTCGAAGGATTGTCTCCCTCGCATTTAGTGATTGTTCTGGGCATCGCTTTGCTGCTATTTGGTGATCGTTTGCCACAGGTCATGCGTTCGGTTGGCAAGGGCGTATTGGAATTCAAAAAAGGATTGCGTGGGATTGAAAGCGCCATTGAAGCCGCGGCAACTGCGCCGGCGGCGACGAGCAACCAATCCAGTAGTGTGCCAAGCGAAACGATAGTTCACCGCGACGAAGTTTCAGTTCCGCGGTTCAGCCCGCCAACTTCCGAGCCCCGCGCGGAGACTCTCACAGCTGCCTCTGCTCCAGCTGCCACGGCACCGGCCAGCGAGTCGGGGGCAGCGCCGCCACCGGTGGTTGAGTACGGCCACTCGGAACAACACGGCGGATCTGCTTAA